One Deltaproteobacteria bacterium genomic window carries:
- a CDS encoding sensor histidine kinase translates to MKRYSCLCLMLIIGLWCSPVWCFADTLSVSPNGSSAIGHQVEFLEDPDGTLSIEQIISGQITEVSSGGDVYTWKKADSEVPNFGYSTSIFWGRLVLDFAEVGQGKRWLLENKWPHVDELTIVLASMDGVELDRQTAGLGTAYSQRRFRHRNIVFPVDVLAGEKVQLFIRIESGNALQFPLVFWERESFLVNDHDEQFVFGMFYGILLVMLLYNLFIYFGVRETSYLDYVLFIGSIALIQLDVNKFSFEYLWPESPWWSMRSVPILTSLAVVVSVRFVVNFLNADHFAPRMGKFLRGCAYLSVPGLVIPLFVPHKFAAIYCLGLGGVGAAGLLVTTAHVMRQGYQPAKFFLIAWGTFLSGAVVLILRNFGVLPVSFLTTYGLQIGIALGVLLLSFSLAARIRTMKEEKKRVEKEALRSQMEALQHAEESNRIKGEFLANISHELRTPLNALCNIPSALLRDYEDVPVWHCSACGSMFEGDRQGDSGETLTCPDCSYGGLAFTSRVICSGEHAEHQHFLQRLETQAAQLLHLIDDVLNFSDSGDDSVQLNCSKFKLTGFMTDILDHSNRRAHEKGISVSHNAVDWSGEFCADREKLAKVVTNILENGLKFTPEGGRVDIIWGQMVEEGRPVIRCEIRDTGIGIASVDHDMIFESFSQVNSSHTRTFGGAGLGLAVSRELLRLHDGQIWVESELGKGSRFIFTIPGDLPPS, encoded by the coding sequence ATGAAGAGATACAGTTGTTTATGCCTTATGCTCATAATAGGGCTTTGGTGTTCTCCAGTTTGGTGTTTCGCTGACACTCTCAGTGTATCCCCAAATGGGTCTTCAGCGATTGGTCATCAAGTTGAGTTCCTCGAAGATCCAGATGGAACCCTAAGCATAGAACAAATTATTTCCGGTCAAATCACAGAGGTAAGCTCTGGGGGTGATGTCTATACATGGAAAAAAGCTGATTCAGAGGTTCCCAATTTTGGTTACTCCACGTCCATCTTTTGGGGGCGACTTGTTCTCGATTTTGCCGAGGTCGGCCAAGGCAAGAGATGGCTTTTAGAAAATAAGTGGCCCCATGTTGATGAACTTACCATCGTTTTAGCTTCGATGGACGGTGTTGAACTCGACCGTCAGACAGCAGGGCTAGGAACTGCGTATTCACAGCGGCGCTTTCGTCACAGAAATATCGTTTTCCCGGTTGATGTTCTGGCGGGGGAAAAGGTTCAGCTCTTTATTCGAATAGAGAGCGGCAATGCATTACAGTTCCCGTTGGTTTTTTGGGAGCGAGAGTCGTTCTTGGTAAACGACCATGACGAGCAATTCGTTTTTGGGATGTTCTACGGAATCCTGCTCGTGATGCTGCTCTACAATTTATTCATCTACTTTGGCGTTCGCGAAACATCCTATCTTGATTACGTGTTGTTCATTGGGTCTATTGCCCTTATCCAGCTTGATGTAAACAAGTTTTCTTTTGAATACCTGTGGCCGGAATCACCCTGGTGGTCGATGCGCAGTGTTCCTATTCTGACGTCATTGGCAGTCGTGGTTAGCGTCCGGTTTGTCGTGAATTTTCTTAACGCGGACCATTTTGCGCCGCGCATGGGAAAATTTCTCCGCGGATGCGCGTATCTTTCAGTGCCCGGTTTAGTGATACCGCTTTTCGTTCCCCATAAATTTGCGGCAATTTATTGTTTGGGCCTAGGTGGCGTGGGCGCCGCGGGTTTACTGGTGACAACAGCCCACGTTATGCGGCAAGGTTATCAACCGGCCAAATTCTTTTTAATCGCCTGGGGTACTTTTCTCTCTGGTGCCGTGGTTCTTATTTTACGGAACTTTGGAGTCTTGCCGGTTTCCTTCCTAACAACCTACGGTCTGCAAATAGGCATCGCGCTTGGCGTCTTGTTGCTTTCGTTCTCACTGGCGGCCCGTATCCGCACAATGAAGGAAGAGAAGAAGAGGGTAGAAAAAGAAGCGCTTCGTTCTCAGATGGAAGCGCTGCAGCATGCCGAAGAGTCTAACCGAATCAAAGGTGAGTTTTTGGCCAATATCTCCCATGAATTGCGAACGCCTCTCAATGCTCTGTGTAATATTCCGAGTGCCTTACTGCGCGACTATGAAGATGTGCCTGTTTGGCATTGTTCGGCGTGTGGTTCGATGTTTGAAGGCGACCGTCAAGGCGACTCAGGTGAAACTCTCACTTGCCCCGATTGCAGCTACGGAGGACTGGCCTTTACGAGCCGGGTAATCTGTTCAGGAGAGCATGCTGAACACCAACACTTCCTTCAGCGCCTTGAAACACAGGCTGCGCAGCTTCTACACCTCATTGACGATGTGCTTAATTTCTCCGACTCAGGAGACGATTCAGTCCAACTGAATTGCTCGAAGTTTAAGCTCACGGGCTTCATGACGGATATCCTCGACCATTCAAATAGGCGTGCCCACGAAAAGGGCATCTCCGTCTCGCATAATGCGGTGGATTGGAGTGGAGAGTTTTGCGCAGACCGGGAAAAGCTCGCGAAAGTCGTAACGAATATCTTGGAGAACGGCCTCAAATTTACGCCGGAAGGTGGCCGGGTCGATATTATATGGGGTCAGATGGTTGAGGAAGGAAGGCCGGTTATCCGGTGTGAGATCCGAGACACAGGCATTGGTATCGCCTCCGTGGATCACGACATGATTTTTGAAAGCTTCTCTCAGGTTAACAGTTCTCATACTCGTACTTTCGGCGGTGC